One window from the genome of Elephas maximus indicus isolate mEleMax1 chromosome 8, mEleMax1 primary haplotype, whole genome shotgun sequence encodes:
- the LOC126081620 gene encoding LOW QUALITY PROTEIN: mannose-binding protein A-like (The sequence of the model RefSeq protein was modified relative to this genomic sequence to represent the inferred CDS: inserted 1 base in 1 codon), which translates to MAPRAQMGEMGPRDRKENQANGSKACRALLGNWGLQEIQGSLGFQAQKEIVETDQARKAVQEVKKVSPEEPCPGKDFFIHSSGLGSNISQPHPPFVISVQIFSLGKKSRKKFYVTNGEKMTFSKVKTLCTLLLATRATSKSAEENKAIQNVANDNAFLGITDEVTEGQFXVTGGRLAYSNWKDDEPNNYGSGEDCVILLKNGSWNDISCSSSFLVVCEFPA; encoded by the exons ATGGCACCCCGGGCACAGATGGGCGAGATgggcccaagggacagaaaggagaaCCAG GCCAACGGCTCAAAGGCTTGCAGGGCCCTCCTGGGAAATTGGGGCCTCCAGGAAATACAGGGCTCCCTGGGGTTCCAGGCCCAAAAGGAGATCGTGGAGACAGATCAG GCGAGGAAAGCGGTCCAGGAGGTGAAG AaagtttctcctgaggagccctgtccagggaaagactttttCATCCACTCTTCTGGGCTGGGCTCCAACATTAGTCAACCTCACCCACCCTTTGTGATTTCAGTGCAAATCTTCTCCTTGGGCAAAAAGTCTAGGAAGAAGTTCTATGTGACCAATGGTGAAAAGATGACCTTTTCCAAAGTGAAGACTCTGTGTACCTTGCTCCTGGCCACCAGGGCCACCTCCAAGAGTGCTGAGGAAAACAAGGCCATCCAGAATGTAGCCAATGACAACGCCTTCCTTGGCATCACAGATGAGGTGACCGAAGGCCAGT ACGTAACAGGAGGAAGGCTGGCCTACAGCAACTGGAAGGATGATGAGCCTAATAACTATGGCTCAGGGGAGGACTGTGTGATCCTGCTGAAGAATGGGTCCTGGAATGACatctcctgctcctcctccttcctggTGGTCTGTGAGTTCCCAGCCTGA